The Streptomyces achromogenes DNA segment GCTGCGCAGGGCCAGGGAGGCCTGGGAGGCCGCGGACGGGCCCTGTCCGCGCACCACCGAGCGGCTGTTCGCCCTCGCCGGGGCGGGCACGGCCACGGCGGGCGAGATCGTCGGCCGGCACGCTGCGGACGTGGGCCGGCTCGCCGCCGCGGTGACCGCCGTACTGGACCCCGGGCTCATCGTGCTCGGCGGCAGCACCGGTGCGGATCCGCAGCTCCTGCCCGGTGTGCGGGCCGAGCTGGCACGACTGAGCTGGCCCACCGAGGTGGTCAGCAGCACGGTCGGCGATTCCGGCACCGTCGCGGGCGCCGCACGGCTCGCGGTCGCCCGGGGAGTCCAAACCGTGACCCAGGCCGCGCGGCCCAAGGATTGACGGCTTCGGACTCGGTCTGCCAATGTCCGGACAAGCGCTTTCTAAGTCGGCCGGGACGTCGGCTTGGGTTGAGCATCCCGCCGGTACGCGAAGTACGGCAGCCGCACGAGGGCGCGCTTGTGCGACGACGGCCCTCATGGCCGGGGATCCCACCCGTCAAGGCGATGCGGCCGGGCGAGGCCGCACCCTCGGAAAGCAACTTTCCTGCAAACTGCACCCGTGCCGCCTCGTTCGGCGCCGTGCTCCGTCCCCTACGACGAAAAGGGATCGAAGATGACCAGTGTGGGTGTGCGGCGCTCCCGCCGACTCGGCCTCGGCGGCATACGCCGCCTGGTTCCCCTCGCTGCCGTTGCCACGGCAGGTGCCCTGTTGCTCTCCGCCTGCGGGTCGGACGGCGACTCGGGCGGGAACTCCAAGTCGCTGACGTTCTGGATCTCCACCGTTCCGGGGCAGGACGCCGGCTGGAAGAAGCTGGTGGCGCAGTACAAGAAGGAAGCCGGCGTCGACGTCAAGCTCGTCAACATCCCCTACGACGGCTACGCGACGAAGCTGAAGAGCGCCGCGCAGGCGAACTCCCTGCCCGACGTGGCGGCCGTGCCGGCGCTGGACCCGATCTGGTCGGGCAAGCTGATCGACCTCAGCTCCATCGCCAACAACAAGACCAACAAGATCAACGCCAACTTCATCGCCAAGGACTCGTCGGGGAAGGTGCTGGCCATCCCCTCCGACGTCACCGCGTCCGGCCTGTACATCAACAAGTCGCTCTTCGAGAAGGCCGGCGTCGCCTTCCCGACCTCGCCCCAGAAGACCTGGACCTGGACCGACTTCATCAAGGCGGCGGACACGGTCCGTGAGAAGACCAACGCCAAGTACTCCCTGACCTTCGACCAGTCGCCGTCCCGACTGCGCGCCATGGTGTACGAGATGGGCGGGAAGTACGTCCACGCGGACGACTCGGGCAAGTTCTCGGCGGACGAGGCGACCAAGAAGGCCGTGAACTACTTCGTCGGCCTGAACGACGACAAGACCATGCCGAAGTCGGTGTGGACCAGCGGCGCCGACCCGTCGGCCATGTTCCAGAGCGGTGACGTGGTCGCCTACTGGTCCGGTGTGTGGCAGGTCGCCTCCTTCGCCGAAAGCATCAAGAAGTTCGAGTGGGCGAGCGTCCCGACCCCGGCCCAGCCGGTGCAGGCCAGCGACGTCAACAGCGGCGGCCTGATGGTGGGCTTCAACAACAACGGCGCCGCGGCCACCGCCGCCACGAAGTTCATGTCCTGGCTGTACGAGCCGGACCACTACCGCACGCTGTGCGAGGCGTCCGGGTTCCTGCCGGTCGAGAGCGGTCTGAACCCCAAGTACCCCTTCACCTCCGAGGCGGCGCAGGCGGCGTTCAAGCTCTACAACGAGTCGATCCCGCTCTACGCCCCGATCTCCGGCTACTTCAACGGCGCGCAGACGAACTGGGTGCTGAAGGGCAAGAGCCTCACCGAGGACCCGACCAAGACGGAGCTCGGCAAGGCGATCAACGGTCAGCAGACGGCCGACAAGGCCCTGGAGAACATCGTGGCCGGCTACAACCAG contains these protein-coding regions:
- a CDS encoding ABC transporter substrate-binding protein, which produces MTSVGVRRSRRLGLGGIRRLVPLAAVATAGALLLSACGSDGDSGGNSKSLTFWISTVPGQDAGWKKLVAQYKKEAGVDVKLVNIPYDGYATKLKSAAQANSLPDVAAVPALDPIWSGKLIDLSSIANNKTNKINANFIAKDSSGKVLAIPSDVTASGLYINKSLFEKAGVAFPTSPQKTWTWTDFIKAADTVREKTNAKYSLTFDQSPSRLRAMVYEMGGKYVHADDSGKFSADEATKKAVNYFVGLNDDKTMPKSVWTSGADPSAMFQSGDVVAYWSGVWQVASFAESIKKFEWASVPTPAQPVQASDVNSGGLMVGFNNNGAAATAATKFMSWLYEPDHYRTLCEASGFLPVESGLNPKYPFTSEAAQAAFKLYNESIPLYAPISGYFNGAQTNWVLKGKSLTEDPTKTELGKAINGQQTADKALENIVAGYNQQVGG